Proteins encoded by one window of Porphyrobacter sp. YT40:
- a CDS encoding calcium/sodium antiporter, with protein MTQSILLVAGGLVLLALGGELLVRGAVGMAARIGISPLLAGLTIVGFGTSMPELATSVQAAMAGAPGIAIGNVVGSNIANILLILGISALIAPLAVNPRSFKRDAIALGGSALLCTGAVLLGVIGRLPGVVLLVCLVGYIWYAYISERAADDDECHRHEAEAADVPVPPNTGPVVLGAMIVAGLVAAIFGAGWLVDGATVLASAAGVSESVIGLTVVAIGTSLPELIACVVAVIRKHADVALGNVVGSCIYNVMGILGATAVIQPIAVPAEIAAFDIWAMLGVTALLLVQLRSGWKLSRAEGALLVLLYAGYTLFLATR; from the coding sequence ATGACTCAATCGATCCTGCTGGTGGCCGGGGGCCTCGTCCTGCTTGCGCTCGGCGGCGAGCTGCTGGTGCGCGGCGCTGTCGGGATGGCGGCGCGGATCGGGATTTCGCCGCTGCTCGCGGGCCTCACCATCGTCGGCTTCGGCACCTCGATGCCCGAACTCGCCACCAGCGTGCAGGCGGCGATGGCGGGCGCGCCGGGGATCGCGATCGGCAATGTGGTGGGGTCGAACATCGCCAACATCCTGCTGATCCTCGGCATATCGGCGCTGATCGCACCGCTGGCGGTGAACCCGCGCTCGTTCAAGCGCGATGCGATCGCGCTTGGCGGCAGCGCCTTGCTGTGCACCGGCGCGGTGCTGCTCGGCGTGATCGGCCGCCTGCCGGGCGTGGTGCTGCTCGTCTGTCTGGTGGGCTATATCTGGTATGCTTACATATCGGAGCGCGCGGCGGATGATGACGAGTGCCACCGCCACGAGGCCGAGGCCGCAGACGTCCCGGTGCCGCCCAATACCGGGCCGGTGGTGCTCGGCGCGATGATCGTCGCAGGCCTGGTGGCGGCGATCTTCGGCGCGGGCTGGCTGGTCGACGGCGCGACCGTGCTCGCGAGTGCGGCAGGGGTATCGGAGAGCGTGATCGGGCTCACCGTAGTGGCGATCGGCACCTCCCTGCCCGAACTGATCGCCTGCGTCGTCGCGGTGATCCGCAAGCACGCCGACGTCGCGCTCGGCAATGTCGTGGGATCGTGCATCTACAACGTGATGGGCATCCTCGGCGCGACTGCGGTGATCCAGCCGATCGCCGTGCCGGCCGAGATCGCGGCCTTCGACATCTGGGCGATGCTGGGCGTGACCGCGCTGCTGCTGGTGCAATTGCGCAGCGGATGGAAGCTGTCGCGGGCCGAAGGCGCGCTGCTGGTGCTGCTCTATGCGGGATACACGCTGTTTCTCGCGACACGCTGA